A part of Blastopirellula retiformator genomic DNA contains:
- a CDS encoding carboxypeptidase-like regulatory domain-containing protein, with the protein MLKSIVWFHVAAVCLFAIGCSGGNQNPPTAPVTGKVTYKGQAVEGAAVKFVPNNSEAKVANATTGADGTYAMSTFESSDGAMAGSYKVSVRKLVSVQQGIQKDGEHAGEPAYVNRDMLPNKYKSADNTPLEFEVIADKDNSFDIDLVD; encoded by the coding sequence ATGTTGAAGAGCATTGTGTGGTTCCATGTGGCGGCTGTTTGCCTGTTTGCAATCGGATGTAGCGGGGGCAACCAGAATCCACCCACGGCCCCTGTGACGGGCAAGGTTACGTACAAAGGCCAAGCTGTCGAGGGAGCGGCAGTCAAGTTTGTGCCGAACAACTCCGAAGCGAAAGTCGCCAACGCCACCACCGGCGCCGATGGGACGTACGCCATGTCAACGTTTGAATCGAGCGACGGCGCCATGGCAGGCAGCTACAAAGTCTCGGTGCGGAAGCTCGTCAGCGTTCAACAAGGGATCCAAAAGGATGGCGAGCATGCCGGCGAACCAGCTTACGTTAACCGAGACATGTTGCCCAACAAATACAAATCGGCTGACAACACGCCGCTCGAGTTTGAAGTGATCGCGGACAAAGACAACAGCTTCGATATTGATCTGGTGGATTAG
- a CDS encoding 3-keto-disaccharide hydrolase: MARLLSLLVFSLLIPLTFGSSLAAEEPAWKSLFDGKNLGDWKPVNFGGEGEVTIEDGAIVMAQGVALTGVTYQKKPPKTNYEIRFEAKRLVGIDFFAGITFPVGDSFCSWINAGWGGAVVGLSSIDGEDAANNETTKYIAFDDDRWYRFRLKVTPEKIHAWIDDKLTIDQNIKGRKITTRGEVTDSQPLGFSAWQSTAAIRKIEIRELPKKAE; encoded by the coding sequence ATGGCTCGCTTGCTTTCGCTGCTGGTTTTCAGCCTCCTGATTCCGCTGACTTTCGGCAGTTCGCTCGCCGCCGAAGAACCGGCTTGGAAATCGCTGTTTGACGGGAAGAACCTGGGAGACTGGAAGCCGGTCAACTTTGGCGGCGAAGGAGAGGTCACCATCGAGGATGGCGCGATCGTGATGGCGCAAGGGGTCGCGTTGACTGGCGTCACCTATCAGAAGAAACCGCCGAAGACCAACTACGAGATCCGGTTCGAAGCAAAGCGATTGGTAGGGATCGACTTCTTCGCGGGCATTACCTTCCCGGTTGGCGATTCGTTTTGCAGTTGGATCAACGCCGGTTGGGGCGGCGCCGTCGTCGGCTTGTCGAGCATCGATGGCGAAGACGCGGCGAACAACGAAACGACCAAGTACATCGCCTTTGACGACGATCGCTGGTACCGCTTTCGGTTGAAGGTGACGCCGGAGAAGATTCACGCCTGGATCGACGACAAGCTGACGATCGATCAGAACATCAAAGGCCGCAAGATCACGACTCGCGGCGAAGTGACCGACTCGCAGCCGCTTGGCTTTTCGGCCTGGCAATCAACCGCCGCGATTCGCAAGATTGAGATTCGCGAGTTGCCGAAGAAGGCGGAATAG
- a CDS encoding DUF1559 domain-containing protein, with protein sequence MHKPPSVGSTRRHAFTLVELLVVIAIIGVLIALLLPAVQQAREAARRMQCTNNLKQLGLSLHNHHDTFLHMPVLRNIGGGNHDRRSGFISLLPFLEQNNTYEQIQNDLGTSPWTGTTYWQQFTFAGFQCPSSPPPATFNNSQKGWRNYHMCLGDRLRDRDGEMESTRGMFQKGSGSTTEAPKNKMRFASVTDGLSNTIAFSERISMASNGRPNQGAFAQVTLAADSSPSDCTAALTGTWMGQIEDSRWNDGRSPYSGFFAAAPPNSVSCTGDGNSGNVHDGSYALPGASSLHPGGVLTSLGDGSVRFVAETVDTGNQGAAFNFTGGASPYGVWGAMGSRNGGEAISQ encoded by the coding sequence ATGCATAAGCCCCCGTCAGTTGGTTCTACGCGGCGTCATGCGTTTACGTTGGTCGAACTTCTCGTGGTCATCGCGATCATAGGCGTTTTGATCGCGCTTTTGCTTCCGGCGGTTCAACAAGCGCGCGAAGCTGCTCGTCGCATGCAGTGCACCAATAACCTGAAGCAATTGGGACTCTCGCTGCACAATCACCACGACACCTTCCTGCACATGCCGGTGCTACGCAACATTGGCGGTGGCAATCATGATCGTCGCTCTGGCTTCATTTCTCTGTTGCCGTTCCTGGAACAGAACAACACCTACGAGCAAATCCAAAATGATCTAGGCACGTCGCCCTGGACTGGCACGACTTATTGGCAGCAATTTACTTTTGCGGGATTCCAGTGCCCATCATCGCCGCCGCCGGCGACTTTCAATAACAGCCAGAAAGGGTGGCGGAATTACCACATGTGCCTGGGCGATCGACTCCGTGACCGAGACGGCGAAATGGAAAGCACTCGCGGTATGTTCCAAAAGGGAAGCGGCAGCACGACCGAGGCCCCCAAGAACAAGATGCGTTTCGCCTCGGTCACCGATGGCCTGTCGAACACGATCGCGTTTTCCGAGCGGATCTCGATGGCGTCCAATGGTCGACCCAATCAAGGCGCCTTTGCCCAAGTCACGCTCGCTGCCGACAGCTCTCCGTCGGATTGCACCGCAGCACTTACCGGAACCTGGATGGGGCAGATCGAGGATTCGCGCTGGAACGACGGACGATCACCCTATTCAGGCTTCTTTGCCGCGGCGCCTCCCAACAGCGTCAGTTGCACGGGCGATGGCAACAGCGGAAACGTCCATGATGGAAGCTATGCACTGCCTGGCGCCAGCAGCCTGCACCCGGGCGGCGTTCTGACGAGCCTGGGAGATGGTTCGGTTCGCTTTGTCGCGGAGACCGTCGACACCGGCAACCAGGGAGCTGCCTTCAATTTCACCGGCGGAGCTTCCCCCTATGGCGTTTGGGGAGCGATGGGAAGTCGCAATGGCGGCGAAGCAATTAGCCAATAG